In the genome of Geotrypetes seraphini chromosome 16, aGeoSer1.1, whole genome shotgun sequence, one region contains:
- the LOC117350513 gene encoding olfactory receptor 4E2-like yields MEFKNETRVTHFTLKGMYSNPDLQIIFFVLFLVMYLITIAGNLLIVVTIYVDSQLHTPMYFFLCNLSVLDVGVTTVVVPKFLANFVSQSKTISFSECIAQVFFFHFLEGAECLHLVLMAYDRYVAICNPLRYNTIMNRRACLLLVLFTWVGGFIHGFGQSIPVTQLPFCGPNEINHFFCDARPLSMLACSSSLISEITDMINSGILTLGSFLVVFISYAHIISTVLKIRSAEGRQKAFSTCASHLLVVTLFFGPLVFIYMRPPVQFAGDKLVSSFYTVVTPWLNPFIYTLRNEKVKNSMKKLGGRKVSLFNMERS; encoded by the coding sequence ATGGAATTCAAGAATGAAACCAGAGTCACACACTTTACTCTGAAAGGAATGTATAGCAATCCAGACTTACAGATAATATTCTTTGTGCTGTTTTTAGTGATGTACCTGATCACTATAGCCGGGAATCTTCTCATCGTGGTGACCATCTATGTGGACTCTCAGCTTCACACTCCCATGTACTTCTTCCTCTGCAACCTGTCCGTCTTAGATGTGGGCGTTACAACAGTTGTAGTTCCTAAATTTCTTGCTAACTTTGTCTCGCAGAGCAAAACCATCTCTTTCAGTGAGTGCATTGCTCaagtgtttttctttcatttcttagaGGGTGCGGAATGCCTTCACCTAGTCCTCATGGCTTATGACCGCTATGTTGCCATCTGCAATCCTTTACGTTATAACACTATAATGAACAGACGTGCCTGTCTCCTGCTGGTTCTTTTTACATGGGTAGGTGGTTTTATTCATGGATTTGGCCAGTCAATTCCAGTGACCCAGCTGCCCTTTTGTGGCCCCAATGAGATAAATCATTTCTTTTGTGATGCTCGTCCCTTATCTATGTTGGCTTGTTCTAGTTCACTTATCAGTGAAATCACAGATATGATCAACAGCGGAATCTTAACCCTTGGTTCATTCTTGGTGGTTTTTATATCTTATGCACACATCATCTCCACTGTCTTAAAAATCCGCTCAGCTGAGGGAAGGCAGAAAGCTTTCTCGACCTGTGCCTCCCACCTCCTGGTTGTCACTTTATTTTTTGGCCCCCTTGTCTTCATTTACATGAGACCACCAGTGCAATTTGCAGGTGACAAACTGGTGTCCAGTTTTTATACTGTTGTGACCCCTTGGTTAAACCCCTTCATTTATACTCTCAGAAATGAGAAGGTGAAAAATTCCATGAAAAAGTTGGGAGGCAGGAAAGTGTCTTTATTCAATATGGAAAGGAGCTAA
- the LOC117350514 gene encoding olfactory receptor 4E2-like has translation MEEYEEDGIFFKANKVKGMTVRNDTRVTQFILLGLSSNPDLRMVFFVMFLVMYLLTIAGNLLIMITIYIDYQLHTPMYFFLSNLSFIDLSYSTVTVPRALVNFLLPNIAISFRDCITQLFFLHFIGGAECFHLSLMAYDRYVAICNPLRYTTIMNRRVCLLLLMSTWVGGFIHAFGEAFPIAQLSFCGPNEINHFFCDGNSLSVLSCSSTINSEIADRVDTGILVIGCFLVLLISYGYIIVAILKIRSAEGKQKAFSTCASHLLVVSLFFGPIFFLYMRPPVTFIVDKPLAIFYTIITPFLNPFIYTLRNEKARKAMKKLGGWKLSSLNK, from the coding sequence CCAATAAAGTGAAAGGAATGACAGTCAGGAACGATACCAGAGTCACACAATTCATCCTTCTCGGACTTTCTAGCAATCCAGACTTGCGAATGGTATTCTTTGTTATGTTTCTGGTGATGTACCTGCTCACCATAGCTGGGAATCTGCTTATTATGATCACCATATATATAGACTATCAGCTGCACACTCCCATGTACTTCTTCCTCAGCAACCTGTCTTTTATAGATCTGAGCTACTCCACAGTCACGGTCCCCAGAGCCCTTGTTAATTTTCTCTTGCCTAACATAGCTATCTCTTTCAGAGACTGTATAACTCAATTGTTTTTCCTGCACTTCATTGGGGGTGCCGAATGCTTTCACCTGAGCCTGATGGCTTACGACCGCTATGTTGCCATCTGCAACCCTTTGCGTTACACCACAATAATGAACAGAAGAGTATGTCTACTGCTGTTGATGTCTACTTGGGTAGGTGGTTTCATTCATGCCTTTGGTGAGGCCTTTCCAATAGCTCAGCTGTCCTTTTGTGGTCCTAATGAGATCAATCATTTCTTTTGCGATGGTAACTCTTTATCTGTGTTGTCCTGCTCTAGTACCATTAACAGTGAAATTGCTGATAGGGTTGATACTGGAATCTTAGTCATTGGTTGTTTTTTGGTGTTGCTCATATCTTATGGATACATCATCGTTGCTATCTTAAAAATTCGTTCAGCTGAGGGAAAGCAGAAAGCTTTCTCTACCTGCGCCTCCCACCTCCTGGTTGTCTCTTTGTTTTTTGGCCCCATTTTCTTTCTCTACATGAGACCCCCAGTGACATTTATAGTTGACAAACCACTCGCTATTTTTTATACCATCATAACTCCATTTTTAAATCCCTTCATTTACACTCTCAGAAACGAGAAGGCAAGAAAAGCTATGAAGAAACTGGGAGGTTGGAAATTATCTTCTCTGAACAAATAA